One Elaeis guineensis isolate ETL-2024a chromosome 10, EG11, whole genome shotgun sequence genomic window carries:
- the LOC140852057 gene encoding uncharacterized protein has translation MREDERIVVECNQLGQPIKKAACLLTSFLGTVARRPQLCPLGYAKWNDMLPMYKVELLRVIESKFVLPPSTHDFVMKSLNRKWKEYRAQLKKDYMRQGMTEEEVARNCLPDVPPHQWMELVHYWFSERAQTYSAIGRAARAAQSVPHTSGSKSYARLRQEFEDEHGREPGQVEFYRMTHTHQDGTFVRDESRDLYERATSLIAERDDESAASTQQSRIETEVFTELMGPERYGRVKDYGVGVTPTQLSEVSRYTQHAAADAQDSRVRRLEMEIQEIRQSRAAEMEEMRQSRAEMQAMRGQIDRLTSLLEMYGSSQAPGTSGTRRDSGTSRGDNDDHPPAD, from the exons atgcgtgaggacgagaggattgttgtggagtgcaatcagctaggtcagccaattaagaaagctgcctgcttattgacttcatttttggggaccgttgctcggaggcctcagctatgtccgttgggctatgcaaaatggaatgacatgcttccaatgtacaaagttgagctcctccgagttatagag agcaagtttgttctccctccatccactcatgattttgtaatgaaatctctcaaccgcaaatggaaagaatatagagcacaattgaagaaggactatatgagacagggtatgacagaggaggaggttgctagaaaTTGTcttcctgatgtaccccctcatcagtggatggagttggttcattattggttctccgagagggcacag acttattctgctattggtagagctgcacgagcagctcagtctgttcctcatacatcggggtcgaagagttatgcacgactccgacaggagttt gaggatgagcatgggagggaacccggacaagtggagttttaccggatgactcatactcatcaggatggtacttttgttcgagatgagtcgagagatttatat gagagggctacatctctcattgcggagcgtgacgacgagtccgcagcatctacgcagcagagccgtatcgagaccgaggtgttcacagagttgatgggaccagagcgctacggtcgAGTGAAggattatggagtaggagtcacccccactcagttatctgaggttagtagatatacgcagcatgctgcagcagatgctcaggattcacgcgttcgcagactcgagatggagatacaggagattagacagagtcgtgccgctgagatggaggagatgcgacagagccgtgccgagatgcaggccatgaggggacagattgatcgccttacatctttattagagatgtatggttcatctcag gctcctggcacatcaggcacccgtcgagatagcggcacgtcacgtggagacaacgacgaccatccgcctgcagattga